The following coding sequences are from one Gemmobacter sp. window:
- a CDS encoding Ldh family oxidoreductase produces MKLDIAEARALLEALMRRLDHTPDEAAVIADHLLDCELRGLGYAGIARALVIGDYIRSRGLQRGPVTLLRETPVSSHWDAQNTVGYLVAAQATDVAIAKAKAMGVGVVGASRTYYTGMFSYYLERVTAAGLVGLVMGSGVSVVAPHGGTEPRFCTNPIAFGFPADGVPVIWDIGTSTSTHAEVLLAQRLNQPLPEGIGYDADGRPTTDPFKVLPGGAITAWGGHRGSGLALSIQLMSMMVGQINATSSATAPYDCGFFLTAWDPALFGDADDFRHRVSAYAAELEATRPLDPAHPVRVPFARSAAARAERLAAGWIEVPDAVIATARGIVGAA; encoded by the coding sequence ATGAAACTGGACATTGCCGAGGCCCGCGCGCTGCTGGAGGCCCTGATGCGGCGCCTGGACCATACCCCCGACGAGGCCGCGGTGATCGCCGATCATCTGCTGGATTGCGAATTGCGCGGGCTGGGATATGCTGGCATCGCCCGCGCGCTGGTGATCGGGGATTATATCCGCAGCCGGGGGCTGCAACGCGGCCCGGTGACCCTGCTACGCGAAACGCCGGTTTCGTCGCATTGGGATGCGCAGAATACCGTCGGCTATCTGGTGGCGGCGCAGGCGACCGATGTTGCCATCGCCAAGGCGAAGGCCATGGGTGTGGGTGTCGTGGGTGCCTCGCGCACCTATTACACCGGGATGTTCTCGTATTACCTGGAACGGGTGACGGCGGCGGGGCTGGTCGGGCTGGTGATGGGCAGCGGCGTTTCCGTTGTCGCCCCCCATGGCGGGACCGAGCCGCGGTTCTGCACCAACCCCATCGCCTTCGGCTTTCCCGCCGACGGCGTGCCGGTGATCTGGGACATCGGCACCTCGACTTCGACCCATGCCGAGGTGCTGCTGGCCCAGCGGTTGAACCAGCCCTTGCCCGAGGGCATCGGCTACGATGCCGATGGCCGGCCCACCACCGACCCGTTCAAGGTGCTGCCCGGCGGGGCAATCACCGCCTGGGGCGGGCATCGCGGATCGGGGCTGGCGCTGAGCATCCAGCTGATGTCGATGATGGTGGGCCAGATCAACGCCACAAGTTCGGCGACAGCCCCCTATGACTGCGGTTTCTTCCTGACGGCCTGGGATCCGGCGTTGTTCGGCGATGCGGACGATTTTCGCCATCGCGTGTCCGCCTATGCCGCCGAACTCGAGGCGACGCGGCCGCTGGACCCGGCCCATCCGGTGCGCGTGCCCTTTGCCCGGTCGGCGGCCGCGCGGGCCGAACGGCTGGCGGCCGGCTGGATCGAGGTGCCCGATGCCGTGATCGCCACCGCGCGCGGCATCGTCGGGGCGGCATGA
- a CDS encoding LysR family transcriptional regulator, translating into MLDTDIALADLRVVLAVAETASYTRASHKLNISQPAVSRRIGALEQRLGLRLFRREGQRFFLTEAGTVFCEQAGEILERMAQLESSTIGQSATPKGSVALGVPPSTGEVIVRAVVPAYRKAYPDVSMRIEQGYVADLFEMLMDKRIDVALLNGEFNSNDVYLERLFDHHLGIVYPAAWQKTSPLGGKPMPDQLTIAQVAQLPLLLPSRNQSLRHLVDEAFRKAGVEPLVDLEVNSFVLQKSLALAGHGCLFMSPTAIRDADAGKLCFVPISDADLVYTLYLATRQFGQPTLACRMLEKMIRKHAGKIESWLTNSSMLP; encoded by the coding sequence ATGCTGGACACCGATATCGCCCTTGCTGATCTGCGCGTCGTTCTGGCGGTCGCCGAAACCGCCAGCTACACGCGCGCCTCGCACAAGCTGAACATTTCGCAGCCTGCGGTCAGCCGCCGGATCGGCGCCCTGGAACAGCGCCTTGGACTACGCCTATTCCGGCGCGAGGGGCAGCGGTTCTTCCTGACCGAGGCAGGAACGGTGTTCTGCGAACAGGCCGGCGAGATTCTGGAACGCATGGCGCAGCTGGAATCCTCGACCATCGGGCAATCGGCCACGCCCAAGGGCAGCGTTGCGCTTGGCGTGCCGCCCTCGACCGGCGAGGTGATCGTGCGGGCGGTGGTGCCCGCCTATCGCAAGGCCTATCCCGACGTGTCCATGCGCATCGAACAGGGCTATGTGGCCGATCTCTTCGAGATGCTGATGGACAAGCGCATCGACGTTGCGCTGCTGAACGGCGAGTTCAATTCCAACGATGTCTATCTGGAACGGCTGTTCGACCATCACCTTGGCATCGTCTATCCGGCTGCCTGGCAAAAGACCTCGCCACTTGGCGGCAAGCCGATGCCCGATCAGCTGACCATCGCACAGGTCGCGCAGCTGCCGCTGCTGCTGCCCAGCCGCAACCAGAGTCTGCGGCATCTGGTGGACGAAGCGTTCCGCAAGGCTGGGGTCGAGCCGCTGGTGGACCTCGAGGTCAATTCCTTTGTCCTGCAGAAGTCGCTGGCACTGGCCGGGCACGGCTGTCTGTTCATGTCGCCCACCGCGATCCGCGATGCGGATGCCGGCAAGCTGTGTTTCGTGCCGATTTCCGATGCCGATCTGGTCTATACGCTGTATCTGGCCACCCGGCAGTTCGGCCAGCCGACGCTGGCCTGCAGGATGCTGGAAAAGATGATCCGCAAACATGCGGGCAAGATCGAAAGCTGGCTGACCAATTCGTCCATGCTGCCCTGA
- a CDS encoding amidohydrolase family protein yields MRIGIIGAGFIGRALARLAVAAGHQVMIANSRDPATLTSTGIALGCQVGTAQQAAEFGDAVVVSVPFTAIGTLPAQALAGKLVLDTCNHYPQRDGADPGLEAMTETTGERLAALLPGALVVKAFNAILQGDVEADARPHGTPGRRALPIAGDDPAARAQAAALIDAWGFDTVDAGAMAESWRFERAMPAYCIALDRAGLAKALSDAVRGHRVADGSWRTARRPATAQHEMTGIASRGAWDVVDSQIHLGLSPTIPEVLAAMDALGIRTLVADEFWDFQHGIARPSVPAGDTRRPLSIVAQQAAQQFPDRFGFVQRVRRDDPMLAGVVALLAQTPGCVGLRIVLSSREERRHFAAGDWDGVLALAVDHGLPVDFLSADLAMLARGAAARFPALALIADHCGWGSSVADWQATLGLADLPGVTLKWAHAGRTFGHFDDAQAAMNLGLVQAVAAFGADRIMWASDITADGSGSSWGELLEFPRCHPDLTPDQRAQVLGGTARRIYGLNKDK; encoded by the coding sequence ATGAGGATCGGAATCATCGGCGCAGGCTTCATCGGCCGGGCGCTGGCACGGCTGGCCGTGGCGGCTGGCCATCAGGTGATGATCGCCAATTCGCGTGATCCGGCGACGCTGACCAGCACGGGCATTGCGCTTGGCTGTCAGGTGGGCACGGCGCAGCAGGCGGCCGAATTCGGCGACGCGGTGGTCGTGTCGGTGCCGTTCACCGCCATCGGCACCCTGCCGGCGCAGGCGCTGGCCGGCAAACTGGTGCTAGACACCTGCAACCACTATCCGCAACGCGACGGGGCCGACCCGGGCCTGGAGGCGATGACCGAAACCACCGGCGAACGGCTGGCTGCCCTGTTGCCCGGCGCGCTGGTGGTCAAAGCCTTCAACGCCATCCTGCAAGGCGATGTCGAGGCCGATGCCCGCCCCCATGGCACCCCAGGTCGCCGTGCCCTGCCCATTGCCGGCGACGATCCGGCGGCGCGGGCGCAAGCGGCGGCGCTGATCGACGCCTGGGGGTTCGACACGGTCGATGCTGGTGCCATGGCCGAAAGCTGGCGGTTCGAACGGGCGATGCCGGCCTATTGCATCGCGCTTGACCGGGCCGGGCTGGCGAAGGCACTGTCAGATGCGGTCCGCGGGCACCGGGTTGCCGATGGGTCCTGGCGCACCGCCCGCCGGCCCGCCACCGCGCAGCACGAGATGACGGGCATCGCCAGCCGTGGCGCCTGGGATGTGGTGGACAGCCAGATCCACCTTGGCCTGTCCCCGACCATCCCCGAAGTGCTGGCCGCGATGGATGCGCTTGGCATCCGCACGCTGGTTGCGGACGAGTTCTGGGATTTTCAGCACGGCATCGCGCGGCCATCGGTGCCGGCGGGCGATACGCGGCGGCCACTGTCCATCGTGGCGCAGCAGGCGGCGCAGCAGTTCCCTGACCGTTTCGGCTTTGTCCAGCGGGTGCGGCGCGACGATCCGATGCTGGCCGGGGTGGTGGCCCTGCTGGCGCAGACTCCGGGCTGCGTCGGCCTGCGCATCGTGCTGTCCAGCCGCGAGGAACGCCGCCACTTTGCCGCCGGCGACTGGGACGGTGTGCTGGCGCTGGCTGTGGATCATGGCCTGCCGGTGGATTTCCTGTCCGCCGATCTGGCCATGCTGGCGCGCGGGGCGGCGGCGCGGTTCCCGGCGCTGGCGCTGATCGCCGATCATTGCGGCTGGGGCTCGTCGGTGGCCGACTGGCAGGCCACGCTGGGGCTGGCCGACCTGCCAGGCGTCACGCTGAAATGGGCACACGCCGGGCGGACCTTCGGTCATTTCGACGATGCGCAAGCTGCCATGAATCTAGGCCTTGTGCAGGCGGTCGCCGCCTTTGGCGCGGACCGGATCATGTGGGCCTCGGACATCACCGCCGATGGCTCGGGTTCGTCCTGGGGCGAACTGCTGGAATTTCCCCGCTGCCATCCGGACCTGACACCGGACCAGCGGGCGCAGGTGCTGGGCGGCACGGCCCGGCGCATCTACGGGCTGAACAAGGACAAGTGA
- a CDS encoding NIPSNAP family protein, whose protein sequence is MAEVLELATLRCAPLAQGDLSARLRDHLAGHPAGRFLGLWRTEFGTMGELVLLRAFDCAEAQQDERLRQLQGPDPFGAGDLLTGLRLDRYRAFPFLPPVVAPRHRGGIYEIRSYRLRPAGLAPTLAAWQAALDPARSYVRHLVTAMQALDGPPQITHIWGFHSLEHRARLRARHYAVGSWPPAGAPAQIAQAQSAILLAEPGSPLC, encoded by the coding sequence ATGGCCGAGGTGCTGGAACTGGCCACCCTGCGGTGTGCGCCGCTGGCGCAGGGCGATCTGTCGGCGCGGCTGCGCGACCATCTGGCGGGCCATCCGGCGGGGCGTTTCCTGGGCCTGTGGCGCACGGAATTTGGCACGATGGGGGAACTGGTGCTGCTGCGCGCCTTCGACTGTGCCGAGGCGCAACAGGACGAACGGTTGCGTCAGTTGCAGGGCCCAGACCCCTTTGGCGCCGGCGATCTGCTGACGGGGCTGCGGCTGGATCGCTACCGCGCCTTTCCGTTCCTGCCCCCCGTCGTCGCCCCGCGCCACCGGGGCGGCATCTACGAAATCCGCAGCTACCGCCTGCGGCCTGCCGGGCTGGCACCGACACTGGCCGCCTGGCAGGCCGCGCTGGACCCGGCGCGCAGCTATGTCCGGCATCTGGTGACGGCGATGCAGGCGCTGGACGGGCCGCCGCAGATTACCCACATCTGGGGGTTCCACAGCCTGGAGCACCGCGCCCGGCTGCGGGCGCGGCACTATGCGGTAGGTAGCTGGCCCCCTGCCGGGGCGCCGGCACAGATCGCACAGGCGCAATCGGCGATCCTGCTGGCCGAACCGGGATCGCCGCTGTGCTAG
- a CDS encoding thiolase family protein translates to MTGEAFVTGVGIHRFGRWAEKSTIQLASTAISSALADSGIDFGKVQAAYLGAEYSSFVDGRMIVQHFGWTGITINHYQQACASGSAAFREACLAVAAGRIDIALVCGYEKMGGGLLKGGDVDRDREFHLHRMGLDVTPARIAMAIQRRMHDYGETPEMLAVEAAQCFGYGALNPFGPQRPAVTVDEVLESGTVCSPLTRKMCCNSSDGAAAAIVMSRQKAAELGCLSRAVRVAAIASGSPDAEDLVGGPGAHIGGDFRAGNHTRWVTGVAYEMAGVGPDDIDLVQCHAPFAGGGMICAEAMGFCPEGEGGRFFMDGHARIDGKTPINTDGGLLARGHPLGATGVAEIFELTRQLRGDGGALQVPGNPRVALAHNTGLGCLNTHILMRD, encoded by the coding sequence ATGACCGGCGAGGCATTCGTGACCGGCGTCGGCATCCATCGCTTTGGCCGCTGGGCGGAGAAATCCACCATCCAGCTGGCGTCCACGGCCATTTCCAGCGCCCTGGCCGACAGCGGTATCGACTTTGGCAAGGTGCAGGCGGCCTATCTGGGCGCGGAATATTCCAGCTTTGTCGATGGCCGGATGATCGTGCAGCATTTCGGCTGGACCGGCATTACCATCAACCACTACCAGCAGGCCTGCGCCAGCGGATCGGCCGCCTTCCGCGAGGCTTGTCTGGCCGTTGCGGCCGGGCGGATCGACATTGCGCTGGTCTGCGGCTACGAAAAGATGGGCGGCGGGCTGCTTAAGGGCGGCGATGTCGACCGCGACCGCGAATTCCACCTGCATCGCATGGGGCTGGACGTGACGCCCGCCCGCATTGCCATGGCGATCCAGCGCCGGATGCACGATTACGGCGAAACGCCCGAAATGCTGGCGGTCGAGGCGGCGCAGTGCTTTGGCTATGGTGCGCTGAACCCCTTTGGCCCGCAGCGCCCGGCGGTGACGGTGGATGAGGTGCTGGAATCGGGCACCGTCTGTTCCCCGCTGACCCGCAAGATGTGCTGCAATTCGTCCGACGGCGCGGCGGCGGCCATTGTCATGTCCCGGCAGAAGGCGGCGGAACTGGGCTGCCTGTCACGGGCGGTGCGGGTGGCGGCCATCGCCTCGGGCAGCCCCGATGCCGAGGATCTGGTGGGCGGCCCCGGCGCGCATATCGGCGGCGACTTCCGGGCCGGCAATCACACCCGCTGGGTGACGGGCGTGGCCTATGAAATGGCCGGGGTCGGGCCAGACGACATCGACCTGGTGCAATGCCATGCCCCCTTTGCCGGCGGCGGCATGATCTGCGCCGAGGCGATGGGCTTTTGTCCCGAGGGCGAGGGCGGGCGCTTCTTCATGGACGGGCACGCCCGGATAGATGGCAAGACGCCGATCAACACCGATGGCGGCCTGCTGGCGCGCGGCCACCCGCTGGGGGCGACCGGGGTGGCCGAGATATTCGAGCTGACCCGCCAGCTGCGCGGCGATGGCGGCGCCTTGCAGGTGCCGGGCAATCCGCGGGTGGCGCTGGCGCACAACACCGGGCTGGGCTGCCTGAACACCCACATCCTGATGCGGGACTAA
- a CDS encoding SDR family NAD(P)-dependent oxidoreductase, which yields MDLNLTGRVALITGAGQGVGRGIALTLAAEGCAVAVNDLFPDRANAVADDIRALGGTALAVPADVCDAGAVASMVAAVQAGLGAVHILVNNAGVPPALRAGQQDRPLFHASCVADQLAMVALNLHGTLYCCRAVLPGMVAAHRGRILNIVSEAGRAGEARLATYAAAKAGVIGFTRALAQEHGGDAITVNAIALGAVSHEGIHFGPLAQGTDTASDPAWQKMARRYPMARGLGRLGLPQDVADAVAFLASDRAAFVTGQTLGVSGGYYMP from the coding sequence ATGGATCTGAACCTGACGGGCCGGGTGGCCCTGATCACCGGCGCAGGCCAGGGTGTGGGGCGCGGCATTGCGCTGACCCTGGCGGCCGAAGGCTGCGCCGTGGCGGTGAACGACCTATTCCCCGACCGGGCCAACGCCGTGGCGGACGACATTCGCGCGCTGGGGGGCACGGCGCTGGCCGTGCCCGCCGATGTCTGCGATGCGGGCGCGGTGGCCAGCATGGTGGCGGCGGTGCAGGCGGGGTTGGGAGCGGTGCACATTCTGGTCAACAATGCCGGCGTTCCGCCCGCGCTGCGCGCGGGTCAGCAGGACCGGCCGCTGTTCCACGCCTCCTGCGTGGCGGATCAGTTGGCAATGGTCGCGCTGAACCTGCATGGCACGCTTTATTGCTGCCGGGCGGTGCTGCCCGGCATGGTGGCGGCGCATCGGGGGCGGATTCTGAACATCGTCTCTGAAGCAGGCCGCGCGGGTGAAGCGCGGCTGGCCACCTATGCCGCCGCCAAGGCCGGTGTCATCGGCTTTACCCGCGCGCTGGCGCAGGAACATGGCGGCGATGCGATCACGGTCAACGCCATTGCGCTGGGGGCCGTCTCGCATGAAGGGATCCACTTTGGCCCGCTGGCACAGGGAACCGATACGGCCAGCGATCCCGCCTGGCAAAAGATGGCCCGCCGCTACCCGATGGCGCGGGGGCTGGGGCGGCTGGGCCTGCCGCAGGATGTGGCCGACGCGGTCGCCTTTCTGGCCTCGGACCGCGCCGCCTTTGTCACCGGGCAGACCTTGGGCGTCAGCGGCGGCTACTACATGCCCTAG
- a CDS encoding Zn-ribbon domain-containing OB-fold protein, whose product MAQLQMITGKTLPDPLQGGHFHVDPEGPALMGNRCAPCDRVFFPRRDWCACCSSPILDEVTLSRTGKIGAFSLIDRQPADAWVSAPYVQAEIELPEGVSVFTVLHPADTAALSIGQTARLELRALPTPDGTRAVYVFAPVADEVAA is encoded by the coding sequence ATGGCGCAACTGCAAATGATCACCGGGAAAACCCTTCCCGACCCGCTGCAAGGCGGGCACTTTCATGTCGACCCCGAAGGGCCGGCGCTGATGGGCAACCGCTGCGCGCCCTGCGACCGGGTGTTCTTTCCGCGCCGCGACTGGTGCGCCTGCTGTTCCAGCCCCATCCTGGACGAGGTGACGCTGTCGCGCACCGGCAAGATCGGCGCCTTCAGCCTGATCGACCGCCAGCCAGCCGATGCCTGGGTCTCGGCCCCCTATGTGCAGGCGGAAATCGAACTGCCTGAAGGCGTCAGCGTGTTCACGGTGCTGCACCCGGCCGACACGGCGGCGCTGTCCATCGGCCAGACTGCGCGGCTGGAATTGCGCGCCCTGCCAACGCCCGATGGGACGCGGGCGGTCTATGTCTTTGCCCCCGTCGCTGACGAGGTGGCGGCATGA
- a CDS encoding CoA transferase, translating to MTYGFLNGLRVVESAAFIAAPLAGLTLAQSGADVIRVDQIGGGLDYPRMPRMRGGRSLYWAGLNKGKRSVAVDLRRPEGRELVQALVCAPGPKGGVLLSNIASAWLDHAVLQARRADVITCLVQGNPDGGTALDYTVHSATGYPLMTGDAPHGQPVNHVLPAWDLLCAQQAAMAIATAAFRRRETGQGAAIRLALSDVAFTTLSHLGLLAEAELTDEDRPRLGNHVYGAFGRDFATADGQRLMIVAITPGQWRALVAACGMADPIAALEARTGLDFRDEVQRFEAREHIAVLVGAWVADRTMDQAAAGLDAHRVCWGRYGTVRDLVTGDPRVSTTNPVFERHETPGIGGHVAAGSALRWEGEPRRPTRPAPLLGADTEAVLSEVLGLSGAALGGLYDRGVVADATRDPLVSGRKTA from the coding sequence ATGACCTACGGCTTTCTGAACGGGCTGCGCGTGGTCGAAAGCGCTGCCTTCATCGCGGCGCCGCTGGCCGGGCTGACGCTGGCGCAATCGGGGGCGGATGTGATCCGGGTGGATCAGATCGGCGGCGGGCTGGACTATCCGCGGATGCCGCGAATGCGGGGCGGGCGCAGCCTGTATTGGGCGGGCCTGAACAAGGGTAAACGGTCGGTCGCCGTCGATCTGCGTCGCCCCGAGGGGCGCGAGCTGGTGCAGGCGCTGGTCTGCGCACCGGGGCCGAAGGGAGGCGTTCTGCTGAGCAACATCGCCTCGGCCTGGCTAGACCATGCGGTCCTGCAGGCGCGACGGGCCGATGTGATCACCTGTCTGGTGCAGGGTAACCCCGATGGCGGGACCGCGCTGGACTATACCGTTCACAGTGCCACCGGCTATCCGCTGATGACGGGCGATGCGCCTCATGGGCAGCCGGTGAACCACGTGCTGCCAGCCTGGGATCTGCTCTGCGCGCAGCAGGCGGCCATGGCGATTGCCACCGCAGCCTTCCGCCGGCGCGAAACGGGGCAGGGCGCGGCGATCCGGCTGGCTCTGTCCGATGTGGCGTTTACCACGCTTTCGCATCTGGGCTTACTGGCCGAGGCAGAACTGACGGACGAGGACCGCCCGCGCCTTGGCAATCATGTCTACGGCGCCTTCGGCCGCGATTTCGCCACTGCCGATGGCCAGCGCCTGATGATCGTCGCGATCACGCCCGGCCAGTGGCGTGCGCTGGTGGCGGCCTGCGGCATGGCGGACCCGATCGCCGCGCTGGAGGCGCGCACCGGCCTTGATTTCCGCGACGAGGTGCAGCGGTTCGAAGCGCGCGAGCATATTGCGGTGCTGGTCGGCGCCTGGGTTGCCGACCGCACGATGGATCAGGCAGCAGCGGGCCTTGACGCCCATCGCGTCTGCTGGGGCCGCTATGGCACGGTGCGCGATCTGGTCACCGGCGATCCCCGTGTCAGCACGACCAATCCGGTGTTCGAACGGCATGAAACCCCCGGCATCGGCGGGCATGTGGCCGCAGGTTCCGCCCTGCGCTGGGAGGGAGAGCCGCGCCGCCCGACCCGCCCCGCCCCGTTGCTGGGCGCCGATACCGAGGCGGTCCTGTCCGAGGTTCTGGGCCTGTCGGGCGCGGCGCTTGGGGGGCTTTACGACCGGGGTGTGGTGGCGGACGCCACCCGCGACCCGCTGGTTTCTGGGAGGAAAACCGCATGA